Genomic DNA from Gaiellales bacterium:
CTCGAGCTTCACGAGGCTGACGAAGCGGCGGGCGTAGACGGCGGTCGCGCTCAATGCGCTGTGGGCTGGTCGAGCAGGAGCCGCAGCCCGTGGTCGAGGGCGGGAGCGATGGCGTCGAAGAGCTCGCCGCAGGCCTTCGGGCTGCCGGGCAGGTTCACGATCAGGGCGGAGCCGCAGATGCCGCTCCTGCCGCGCGACAGCATGCCGTGGGGCGAGATCGCCGTCGAGACGGCGCGCATGTGCTCGTCGAGGCCCGGCGTCGGCCGCTCGATCACGCCCTCCGTGGCCTCGGGCGTCACGTCACGCGGGGCGAAGCCGGTGCCGCCGGTCGTGAGGACGAGGTCGGCGACGCCGGCCAGGTGGAGAAGCGCGTCGGCGATGTCGCCCCGGTCGTCCGGGACGATGCCGTGTCCCGTGATCTCGAAGCCGGCGCCGCGAAGGCGCTCCTCGAGCACCGCTCCGCTCGTGTCCTCGCGAGTGCCGGCGACGACGCCGTCGGAGACGGTCAGCACCGCCGCCCTCACGGCTCGGCCCGCCGCCAGTGCCCGCTCTTGCCGCCCGACTTCTCCACCAGCTGCGCGTCCCTGATCGAGATGGCCGGGTCAAGCCCCTTGGTCATGTCGTAGACGGTCAGGGCGGCGGCGACCGCGGCCGTCAGCGCCTCCATCTCGACGCCGGTCTGGGCGGTCGTCTCGGCCGCGGCGACGATGGCGACGCCGCCGTCGGCCAGCTCCGGCGTCACCTCCACCATGGTCAGCGGCAGGGGATGGCACAGCGGCACGATGTCCGGGGTGTGCTTGGCGGCCATGATGCCGGCGATCCGGGCGGCGGCGAGGACGTCGCCCTTGGGCAGCGTCCCCGAGGCGATCCGCTCGCGGACGTGCTCCGGCATCGCGACGTGGGCGTGGGCCACGGCCCGGCGCCGCGTCGCCGGCTTGTCGCCGACGTCGATCATGCGGATCTCGCCCATGCGGGCGGAAGTCTACGGACTGGGAAGGCGGAAGGGGCCTGGCCCCATCATGGGGCCTGGCCCCGCCTCAGCTGCGCAGGAACGGCCGCAGGGCGCGGGCGTAGGCGCGGGCGCCGCGGCCGTCCGGGTCGCGGCGGGGGTTGCCGCAGCACACGCTCACGCCGACCACGCGGCCGGTGGCGGCGAGCGCGGCCATCTCGGCGTCGAGCCGCTCACCGCTCCAGCCGCCGGGGGCGGGGAAGTCGACGCCGGGGGCGTCGGCCGGGTCGAGCACGTCGCCGTCGAGGTGGAGGTGGATCGGGGCGTCGTCCGGCAGACCGGCCAGCGCAGCGGCCACGTCGTCTGCGACGACGAGCTGCGAGCGCTCGATCGCGGCCCGCTCGCCCGGGTCGAGGTCGCGGGCGCCGACGAGCGCGGCCCGCGCCTCCGGCAGGGCCGGGTCGAGCCCGGCCGCCCGGCGCAGGCGGTCGTGGCACCAGCCCAGGAGCACCGCAAAGGGCATCCCGCCCAAGAAGCCGCTCGGTGACGTCTCGGGCGTGTTCAGGTCGCCGTGCGCGTCCACCCAGACGAGCACGAGATCGGGATTGGCCTCCCGAAGGCCGGCCGTGACCGCCGGGGTGAGCGTGCACTCGCCGAGCAGGACAAGCGGGTTTTGCCCGGCGCCGGCGACCGCGGACTGGATGTCGCCGAGGCCGGCGGCGAGCGCGTCCTCGGGCGGCGCCTCCATGTCGAGCTCGACCTTCGTGACGCCGTCGGCGCCGAGAGCGGCGGCCACGGCCGGCGGCCCCTCCTCCATGCCGGCGCCGTGGAACCGGCTGCACCACGGCACCTGGACGACGGCGCTCACCGCTCGACGGCCTCCGGCCGGGCGCGGGCGAGGTCGTCCATCAGCGAGTCGACCCAGCGGGCGATGTCATTCTCGCGCACCTGTGCCCGCAGGCCTTCGATGCGGCGGCGGCGCTCGTCGGCGGGCATGACGAGGGCCGTGTGGATCGCGTCCGCCTGCTCCTGCAGGTCGAACGGGTTCACGGTCAGCGCGTACTCGCCCAGCTCCGGGTGAGCGCCGGCGTTCTCGGACAGGATCAGCACCCCGTCGCGGTCGTTCACGAGCGGCGCCTCCTTGGCGATCAGGTTCATGCCGTCGAAGATCGCGTTCACGAGCAGCACGTCGTACTCCGCGTAGCCCGCGACCGCCTCCGGGAAGTTGTCCGAGATGCGCAGGTCGACCGCCTGCCAGTCGTTCGTCGTGTAGAAGCGGTCGTTGACCGTCCGGGCCGCCCGCTGGATGGCGCCCATGTACTCGGTGTACTCGGGGATGTCCTGCCGCGACGGATCGAGCTTGGCGAGCAGGGTCACGCGGCCCTCCCACTCGGGGTGGTCGGAGAGGAAGAGCTCGAACGCCTGCATGCCGCGGACGACGTTCTTGGACGGGTCGGTGCGATCGACGCGGAGCACGACCTTCTCGGGCCGCCACTCCTTGAGCGCCTCGCGCTCCGCCTGCACCGCCTCGCTCGCCGCCAGCCGGTCGAACTCCTCGGGATCGACCGAGATCGGCCGGCTCACCACCCGCACCTTCCGGCCGCGGAAATGCACCGTCGCCGCCTCGGCGTCGACCTTCGCGTCGGTGAAATGCGCCACCGAGGCCAGGAAGTTGCGGACATAGCGGGGGGTGTGCAGGCCGATCACGTCGCAGGCGAGCATCGACTCGTGGATCGTGGTGCGGATGTCGGGCGGAAGCACGCGCCAGTAGTCCGGCATCGGCCAGGGGATGTGCGAGAAGTGTTGGATGACGGCGTCCGGCACGCGCTCGCGGATGGACGCCGGCGCGACGAACAGGTGATAGTCCTGGAGCAGCACCGGCGGCAGGTCGCCCTCGGCCGCTTCGAGCTCGGCCACGACGGCGTCGGCGAACCGCTGGTTCACGGGCACGTAGCCGGCGTCCCAGGCCAGGCGCACGTTGCGGTCGACCGACGGCTCCGTGGCGAGGCCCCACAGGTAGTGGTGGATGAACCACAGCACCGGGTTCGCGAAGACGTTGTAGTAGCGGTCGTACTCCTCGCGGTCGTGCACGACCAGGCGCACGGTCAGGTCGCCGTCGCGATAGGGCCCCTCCTCGGCCACCTCGGCGTCCACGTCCGAGAGCGCGCTCGCGATCCACGTCACCGGCCGCACCGCCGCCAGGCCGCTGAGGGCGGTGACGAGCCCGCCGCCCCCGCGCACCGCCTCGATCTGGCCGTCGGGCCCGCGCGAGAAGCGGCACGGCCCGCGGTTCGAGACGATCAGCAGCGGCTGGCCGGCCATGCCCGCACCCTAGCGCCCCGGATCAAATCGGGGTCAGACCCCGAACGTCGGACGTGACACTTCCGCTGCAGTTCCGTTCGGGGTCTGACCCCGATCAGCCGGAGATGATCTCGAGCTCGGCCTGGTCGCCGTCGCCGGCCATGCGGTGCATCAGCGCGAGCCAGTCGCGTAGCAGCCGCGGCGTCAGGAAGCGGCGGCGGACGTGCTCCTTGGCCCGGCGGGTCATCTCGCGGGTCGAGCCGGGATCGGCGAGGATCTGGAGCACCCGCTCGGCGCACTCCTCGGCCGACGAGACCAGGTAGCCGGTCTGCCCGTCGTCGATCTGGGCAACGATGCCGCCGACGTTTCCGCCGATCGTCGGCCGCGCCTTCCACAGCGCCTCCGAGACGGTCAGGCCGAAGCCCTCCCGGATCGACTTCTGGATGCACACTTCGGCGTACACCTGGAACGCGTTCACCTCGACGGCGCCCACGTTGTTCAGGTTCGAGAACATGTAGATGTCCGGATCCTCCTCGCAGTAGTCGCGAGTGGTGTTCCAGAACTCCCAGCCCTCGGGGTCGTCGTGCGCCATCGAGCCGACCAGCGCCAGCTGGACGTCGCGGTGGGTCTCCTTGACGATCCGGTAGGCGTCGATCACGCCCATCGGGTCCTTCCACGGGTCGAAGCGCGACACCTGGAGCAGCAGCGGCCGGCTGACGTCGATGCCGAACTGGTCGACGATGTAGGCCGCGTCGTCGCTCGAGAGGGCCATGTTCTTCGGCGCCAGCGGGTCGATCGCAGGCGGCCAGATGACGGCCTCGGCCAGCCCGGCGCCGCGGGGCACGTAGGCCGGCATGTGGAAGATACAGGCGTCGTAGGCGGCCAGGCGCGGCGAGATGAACTCGAGCACCTCCGGGTTCGGCGTCGAGAGGTCGATGTGGCAGCGCCACACCCAGCGCGGCTTGGTCGTCTCGACGTACTCGCGCATCGCCAGCGGCTGCGGGTCGTGGACGACGATCACATCCCACTCGTCGGCGTCGGTGAGGGCGTCGGCGTTCAGCTTGTTGTACCCCTCGAAGATCGCCTTCTGGTGGTCGGTGATCCCCTTCTCGTCGCCCTGGAGGGCGTTGTGCATCGTCTTCGTGACGTCGTAGAACTCGTCGCGGCCGTCGATCACGCGCCATTCTGCGTCGAGGCCGGCGTCGATCATGAGCGGGATGAGCGTGTAGTTGATCTCGGCCACGCCCCCGCCGAACGCCGTGGCCGACAGGTGCAGGATGCGCTTGCCCTGCAAGGAATCGGCGAGGCGCTTGATCTCCTCGGCGAGCGTCCGCCCGATCAGCGAGTTGTAGTCGGCGAGCGACTTGTGCCCAACGTTGACCCTCTGCATGCCGCGCGAAAACTTAGCAACATCACCGGTCGCGGCCCAAACCATCGGCCGGGAGCCGCAGCGCGAAGCTCGAGCCGTCGTCCCCCGACGAGACCGCGATCTCGCCTCCCATGCGCTGCGCCAGCTCGCCCGCGATGGCCAGGCCGAGGCCGCTGCCGGAGGCGTTGCCCTGCGGCCCGCGCCAGAAGCGCTCGAACAGGTGCCGCTGCGAGTCGGCGTCGATTCCGGGCCCGTCGTCGGAGACGGTGAGGCTGACATGGCCGTCGTCGGCGCCGACCGCGACGCGCACCTGGGTGCCCTCCGGGTTGTGGCGCACGGCGTTGTCGACCAGCACCCGGCCGATCTGCTGCACGCGCTGCTCGTCGCCGATCCCGTGAGGCAGGCCGCGCGGCGGCCGCGCCAGCACGACCCGGCTGCCGTGGCGGGCGGCCAGGCCGCGGAACTCGCGCACGAGGCCGCGGGCGGCGGCGGCCAGGTCGACGGGCTCGCTGCCGACCTCGACCGCGCCGGAGTCGAGCCGGGACAGGTCGAGCAGGTCGGTCGCAAGCTTCGTCAGCCGCGACACCTGCTCGCGCATCGTGAGGACGAACTCCTCGCGGGTGGCCGGATCGAGATCCTCCTCCGCCATGAGCTCGAGGAACCCGCCGAGCGAGAAGAGCGGCGTGCGCAGCTCGTGCGAGGCGTTGGCGATGAAGTCCTTCCGGGCACGGTCGACCTGGGCCAGCCGCTCCTGCATCATGTCGAACGAGCGGGACAGACGGCCGAGCTCGTCGGGGCTGTCGTCGCCGATCGGCTGGTCGAAGCGGCCGGCGGCGATGCGGCTCGACGCCGCCTCGAGCTTCCCCAGCCGGCGCGACACCGCCAGCGCAAGGCCCCAGCCCACGATCGTCGCGACGGTCAGCGCGAGCGCTGTCGCGATCAGGATCCGCCGCTCGACCAGCGTTGCCGCCGTGTTCACGTCGCCCACCCCCTGCGAGAGCAGGACGACCCCCTCATTGCCCTTCTTGGCGCTGTTCATCGGAAACGCGACCACGACACCGCCACCGCGGGTGCGGCCCTGCCCGATCCCACCGTGCAGAGCCGTGCGGACGATGCGGCTGCCCCGCGCCAGGACGGGCGCCGGCCCGCCACGCACGGGCCCGAGCTTCCCCGACAGCGGATCGCGGTAATAGCCGCTGCCGGTGCCGTTGGCGAGGTGGGCTGCATGCTGGATCGCGCGGCGCACGTGCTTCCCCTTGTAGAAGGCAGCCTTCAGTCCGGGCGCATTCTGCTGGCCGTGCGCGATCACCACGAGGTGCGCCTGGCGATCGGCGATCAGGTTCTGGCGCAGGCTGGGGACGACGTAGAGGAACACGACGCCCATCGCGCACGCGACCACCCCGGTGAGCACCACCACCAGCCGGAACCGCAGCGAGCGGGCGAAGTTCATGGCCGCGTCAAGCGGTGTCGCGGAAGCGGTAGCCGACGCCGCGCACGGTGAAGATGTAGACGGGCTCGCGCGGATCCGGCTCGATCTTCTCGCGCAGGTGCCGGATGTGGACGTCGATCGTGCGCGGCTCGCGGTACGCAGAGTCGCCCCAGACCGCCTCGAGCAGCGCCTGGCGGGTGTAGACGCGGCCGGGGTGGAGCGCGAGCGTGTGCAGCACCTCGAACTCGACGTAGGTGAGCTGCACCGGCGCGCCGTGCACCGTCACCGTGCGCTTGGCCGGGTCGATGGCGAGCCCGTCGGCGACGATGGCGCCGTCGGACTGCTCGCGCCGCTCGGCCACGAGCGTGGCCCGCCGCAGCACCGCTCGGATCCTGCTTCGGAACTCGCGGATCGAGAACGGCTTGGTGATGTAGTCGTCGGCGCCGAGCTCGAGGCCGAGCACCTTGTCGACCTCGTCGTCGCGGGCCGTGAGCATGATGATCGGGACGGCCGAGTCGGTGCGCAGCCGCCGGCACACCTCGAGCCCGTCGAGCCGCGGGAGCATCACGTCGAGCACGACCAGGTCGACGGGCTGCTCCGCGAAGCGCTTCAGCGCCTCCTCGCCGTCGCGCGCCTGCACGACCCGATATCCCTCCCGCTGGAGCGGATATGTGAGCAGCTTCTGGATCGACTCCTCGTCGTCCACGAGCATGATCGTGGCTTCGGTCTGCATGCGCTCCCGAATCGTACGCGACCCCGTCGTCGGCGCCCCTGTCGAGCCCTAACTGCGACCCGTCGCGTGTGCTATAAACGCCGCTTCGGTGGCTGCCCCCGCACGCAGAAGGCCCGTTCGGCGCGGGCCGCACCGACCGCTCGTGTCGTGGCCGCTCCACGCGCTTCTGCTCGGTGTCTCGCTGCTCGTGCCGCTGATCGCGCTGCTGACGCTCTACCAGCCCGCGGCGCCGCTGCCACCGGCCTCCCCGCTCCAGTTCAGCGGCAGCGCGGCCGGCAACCTGACCGGGCGACTGGCCACCGCCGAGCGGGACACCGCCGGCGCCTGCTGCGAGCCCGGGAGCCCGGGCGACCTGGCCGCCGCCGACTGGGTCGAGACGAACCTGGAGCAGTTCGATCCGACGCCGCACCGGATCGTCTTTGCGACCGATCTGCCCTGGCAGTCCCAGCCGGTGCCGATGGCCGACGTGATCGCCTACCGGCCCGGACACTCCCGCGAGATCGTGGCCGTGATCGTGCACCGGGACGGGTCCGACGCCACCGACCTGGCGGGGACCGGCATCCTGGTCGAGCTCGGGCATGTGCTCCAGAGCGTGCCGCACGACCGCGGCATCGCCCTGGTCTCGACCGACGGCGGCACGACCGGCGGCCAGGGCGCGACGGCCCTCGCGCAGCACTGGCCGCCCGCGAAGCGGATCGTGGCCGCGATCGTGATCACATCCGCCGCCGGGCCGGCCGACACCCCGCTTCGGATCGTCACCCGGCCCGGCGCGCCCCGGGGCGTGTCGCCGACGCTCTACGCCGCGACCCGGCAGTCGATCTCGACCTGGTACGGAAGCGCGGCCGGCATCCCCGGCGCCTACGACCAGCTGTCGGGCTACGGCGTCCCCTACGCGCCCGGCGAGCAGGGCACGCTCCTCGCACACGGGCTCTCCGCGCTGGCGATCAGCGCCGAGCCGGGCCACGCCGCCACCGGGCCGCTCGCGAACCTCGACACCGGCCAGCTCGGCCGGCTGGGGACGACCGTCGCGAACCTGGTGGCCGAGCTCGACAGCGCCCCCACGATCGAGCGCGACGGCTCGCCGGTGCTGCTGCTCTCCGGCAAGGTGATGCGCGGGTGGCTGGCCGAGGCGTCGATGGCGATCCTCGTCGCCCCGTTCGTCGCATGCGTGCTCGACCTGGTCGCCCGGCTGCGGCGGCGGCGTGTGCCGCTGACGCCCGGGCTGATCGCGTTCGCCTGGCGCGCAGCCGCGTGGCTCGTCACCCTGGCGGCGATGTGGCTGCTCGCGGCCGCTCCCGGCCGGCTCCTGCCCGGCACGGCCGTGCCGCCCCTGCCCGGCCGGACAGGGGCGACGACGACGGGCATCCTGATCGCGTTCGGCGCCGGGCTGCTCTTCTGGCGCTTCGTCACCCGGCCCCGGCTCGTCCGCGGTCCGACGACGACGGGCGAGGAGCGGGTCGGCGGGCTCGCCGGAGGGCTGCTCGGGCTGATGCTGGCGACACTCCTGCTCACCGCGGTCAACCCCTTCGCGCTGATCGTGGTGCTGCCGGCGGCGCACATCTGGCTCTATCTGCCCGCCGCGGCCCGGTCGGGGCGGCGCCTGCTCCTGCTCGTCTACCTGCTCGGCTTCATCGGGCCCTTCGCGCTCATGGTCGAGATGTGGGCGGCGCAGGGGCTCGGCTCCGACACGTTCCGGGCCCTGATCGCGATGACGGCGAGCGGCTACCTGGCGCCGGCGGTGTCGCTCTGCTTCGCGCTCGCGGCCGCGGCGGCCGCGCAGCTCGGCGCGCTGGTGGCCGGCAGATACGCCGCGCCGCACGCGCCCGTTCGCGGCGGCGGCCCGCGCCTGACGCTATAACAGAGAAGGATGGCCACCACCGGCACCGACAAGGACGTGGCCCAGGGCACGGAGGCGGTACCGCCCGAACCGGCCGGTAAGCCCCGGCGGCGCCGGATGCACCGGTTCGGCACCGTCCTCATGGTCGTGGGGACGCTCGTGATCGTGTACGCGGGCGTGATCCTGTTCTGGGGCGACCCGATCACGGCGCTGTACGCCGACTGGCGCCAGCACGAGCTGTCGCACACGCTCAACTCCGAGATCGACCACTGGAAGCCGGATCCGGCCGTCGCGGCGGCGATCCAGGCGCACGGGCAGGCGGACGCGCGCACACGCGCGACGGAGCTCCGGTCGCTGCGCGCGGACGCGGCGAAGTTCTCCCACGAGGTGAAGGGCGGCCAGCCGTTCGGCCGGCTCACGATCGGCCGCATCGGCCTCTCGGTGGTGGTGGTGCAGGGCACCGACTGGCTGCACGACCTCAGCCAGGGCCCCGGGCACTACGCCAACACGCACTTCCCCGGCCAGGGCACGACGGTGGCGATCGCCGGCCACCGCACCACGTTCGGCGCCTGGTTCCGGCACATCAACGACATCCGAAACGGCGACTGGATCACGCTCCAGATGCCGTACGCGACGTTCCACTACCGCGTCCAGTACCACCAGGTGGTGCCGAACACCGACTGGAAGATCATCCGCCCGCAGGGCTACGAGCGGCTCGTGCTGTCGGCCTGCCACCCGCTCTACTCCTCGTCGCACCGCTGGATCGTCTACGCCCGCGGCATGTCGGCGACGCTCCGCGGCGGCGCGACGGTCTCGCTCACCAGCTAAGCGGGGTCAGACCCCGAACGCCGGCCGTTGCACGTCCGTTGCACTTTCGTTCGGGGTCTGACCCCGGTTAGCGGATCGGGACGTACTCCACGAGGTCGCCGGCGGCGGCCTCGCCGTCGCCGGCGTCGATGAGCGCGATCGCGTCCGCCCCGGCGGCGTGGACGATCAGGTGCGAGTCCTGCGGCCCGAGCGGGTGCAGCTGCATGCCCTCCGCCGAGGCGGAGAGGCGACAGCGGACGGCGTGGTCGCGCATGCGCAGCCGCTCGATGGGCTCGGCCAGCCGCGCGACCGGCCGCTCCGGCTCGTGGCCGTGCTGGAGCGCCGCGAGGGCGGGGCGCAGAAAGAGCTCGAAGCAGACGAGGCTCGACACCGGGTTCCCGGGCAGGCCGAACACGAGCGCGCCGTTCTCCGCCACCCCGAACCAGAGCGGCTTGCCCGGCTTGTGCGCCAGCCGCCAGAACACCTCGCGCACGCCGAGCGCCGCCATCGCCGGCTTCACGTGGTCGTGCGGCCCGACCGAGACGCCGCCGGACGAGACGACCACGTCGGCGGCGGCGATCGCGCGTGCGAACGCCTCGCGGGTCGCCTCGCGGTCGTCCACCACGATGCTCGCAGCCACCACCTCGGCGCCCGCGGTGCGGGCCTGGGCGACGATCGAGGTCATGTTCGACTCGTAGATCTGGCCCGGCTCGAGCGGCTGCCCCACCCGGACGAGCTCGCTGCCCGTGGCGAGCACCGCCACGCGCGGGCGCCGCGCCACGGTGACCGTGCCGACACCCGTCGCCGAGATCGCCGCCAGGAGCGCGGGCGCGAGCCGCGTCCCGGCCGCGCCGACCAGGTCGCCCTCGCGCACATCGCCGCCCCGCTCGCGCACGTGGGCGCCGACCCGCGGCGGATCGGCCACGAGCCGGCCGTCCTCCTCGCGGGCGACCTCGACCGGCACCACCGAATCGGCGCCCTCCGGGAGCGGCGCGCCCGTGGCGATCCCCGCCGCGCTTCCCGGCGGCAGCGGCCGCGGCCGGTCGCCGGCGCCGAGCCGGAACGCGATCGGCACCCCGCCGTCGCGCAGGTCGGCGGCCCGGACGGTGTAGCCGTCCATGGCCGAGGTGTCGAACGGCGGCAGGCTCACGGCGGCGCGGACGTCGGCGGCGAGCACCCGGCCGGCCAGGTCGGCCGACACGGCCACCTCCTCGACCGGGAGCGCGGGCGTGTGCTCCAGGATCAGACGCAGGCCCTCGGCGGGGCGGAGCAGCGGCGGGCTGGACGGCGGCGAGCTCACGCTGTGAGGATCAGCGGCCGGCCGCGGCGGACGATGATCGAGTGCTCGACGTGGGCCGACCGGCGGCCGTCGTCCGTCGTCACCGTCCAGCCGTCACCGCCGGGCCGGGTGGAGCGGGTGCGGGTCGAGATGATCGGCTCGATGGTGATCACGAGCCCGTCGGTCAGCCGGGCGCCCTGGCCGGCGACGCCGAAGTTGGGGACGCTCGGCGGCTCGTGGATGGCCCGGCCGATGCCGTGCCCGGCCAGCTCGCGCAGGACGCGGAAGCCGCGCCGCTCGATCTCGGCCTCGACGGCCGCCCCGACTGCGCCGGTGGTCGACCCCGCCCGGGCGACGGCGATCCCGGCGGCGAGGCCCGCCTCGGCAGCGGCGACGAGGTCGGCGTCCTCCTGCGCCACCGGCGGCACCGGCACCGTCACGGCCGCATCGGCCATATAGCCGCGCAGCTCGGCGGTGACGTCGAGCTTGACGAGGTCACCCGCCGCGATCCGGCGCGTGCCGGGGATGCCGTGCACGGCCTCGTCGTTCACGCTGATGCAGGTGACGCCGGGGAAGTCGTAGGCCAGCTGCGGCGCCGAGCGGGCGCCGTGGCGGGCGAACACCTCGGCGGCGGCCCGGTCGAGCTCCGCGGTGGTCGCGCCGGGTCGCACCAGCGCGCGCATGCGGGCGAGCGCCTCGGTCACGACCCGCCCGGCGGCGAGCAGCGCCTGCACGTCCTTGCGGGAGCCGACCGACATCAGGTCGTCGGCGGCGGATTGCTGGTCGGCGGCGGGCTCGTGCTCGTCGGCGGCGGGTTGGTCCCCGACGTGCCGCCGCCGCTCGAGCCGCCGCCCGAGAAGCCGCCGCTGCCGCCCCCGGTGCTGGACGAGCCGCCGCCGTGCGTCTTCTTGGTGGTAGTGGTCGGCAGGCTGAACTGGGACGTGAACGGCCGGTACTGCACCGGGTTCAGCGGCGTCGTCTCCCACGGGGTGGGCGGGAACTTCCCGGGCTCGTTCGTGAATGCGGCCGCGGCGAACAGGCGCCAGATGGTGGCCGGATAGCCGCCGCCGAACGCCGGGCCCGGGATCGTTCCGCCAAGGCTCTCCATCGGGATCTCGCCCTGCGGATAGCCGACCCAGACGCAGGCCGCCAGGTTCGGCGTGTAGCCGCAGAACCAGGCGTCGGTGTGGTTGTCGGTCGTCCCCGTCTTGCCGGCCTGGGCGCGGTACAGCGACGAATTCGAAAGCGCCACGTTCGCGCCCGTGCCGGTGCAGCACGAGTGCACGTTGGCATCGAGGTACTGGGTCACCTGCCACGGAGCCCCGTCCGCAAGCACGCGATGGCCCTTGTTCTTCGCGGCCGGCGTGACGACCGGCTTGCCGTTGAACGGCACCACCTTCGTGAACGCGAGCATCGGCCGGCGCACGCCCATCGCCGCGATGGTGGCGTAGGCGTGGGTCATGTCGAGCGGGGAGACGCCGCCCGCGCCCAGGATCACCGACGGGGTCTCGGGTAGGCGGTCGGAGGGAGGAATGCCGAGCTTGTAGGCCATGTTGGCCACCTTGTCGGCGCCGACGTCGATCGCCAGGCGCGCGTAGACGGCGTTCACCGACTCCTCGAGCGCCGTCGAGAGCGGGAGCACCGCCGAGGTCGCGGGCTCGGCGTTGTTCACCGTCCAGTAGTCGTTCGGCGCCGACGGGAAGGGCACGATCGGCTGGTTCACGAGCGGCGCCGTCGAGTACAGGGTCGTGTTCGGGTCGATGCC
This window encodes:
- a CDS encoding MogA/MoaB family molybdenum cofactor biosynthesis protein, whose translation is MRAAVLTVSDGVVAGTREDTSGAVLEERLRGAGFEITGHGIVPDDRGDIADALLHLAGVADLVLTTGGTGFAPRDVTPEATEGVIERPTPGLDEHMRAVSTAISPHGMLSRGRSGICGSALIVNLPGSPKACGELFDAIAPALDHGLRLLLDQPTAH
- the moaC gene encoding cyclic pyranopterin monophosphate synthase MoaC, whose protein sequence is MGEIRMIDVGDKPATRRRAVAHAHVAMPEHVRERIASGTLPKGDVLAAARIAGIMAAKHTPDIVPLCHPLPLTMVEVTPELADGGVAIVAAAETTAQTGVEMEALTAAVAAALTVYDMTKGLDPAISIRDAQLVEKSGGKSGHWRRAEP
- a CDS encoding arginase family protein — translated: MSAVVQVPWCSRFHGAGMEEGPPAVAAALGADGVTKVELDMEAPPEDALAAGLGDIQSAVAGAGQNPLVLLGECTLTPAVTAGLREANPDLVLVWVDAHGDLNTPETSPSGFLGGMPFAVLLGWCHDRLRRAAGLDPALPEARAALVGARDLDPGERAAIERSQLVVADDVAAALAGLPDDAPIHLHLDGDVLDPADAPGVDFPAPGGWSGERLDAEMAALAATGRVVGVSVCCGNPRRDPDGRGARAYARALRPFLRS
- a CDS encoding trehalose-6-phosphate synthase is translated as MAGQPLLIVSNRGPCRFSRGPDGQIEAVRGGGGLVTALSGLAAVRPVTWIASALSDVDAEVAEEGPYRDGDLTVRLVVHDREEYDRYYNVFANPVLWFIHHYLWGLATEPSVDRNVRLAWDAGYVPVNQRFADAVVAELEAAEGDLPPVLLQDYHLFVAPASIRERVPDAVIQHFSHIPWPMPDYWRVLPPDIRTTIHESMLACDVIGLHTPRYVRNFLASVAHFTDAKVDAEAATVHFRGRKVRVVSRPISVDPEEFDRLAASEAVQAEREALKEWRPEKVVLRVDRTDPSKNVVRGMQAFELFLSDHPEWEGRVTLLAKLDPSRQDIPEYTEYMGAIQRAARTVNDRFYTTNDWQAVDLRISDNFPEAVAGYAEYDVLLVNAIFDGMNLIAKEAPLVNDRDGVLILSENAGAHPELGEYALTVNPFDLQEQADAIHTALVMPADERRRRIEGLRAQVRENDIARWVDSLMDDLARARPEAVER
- a CDS encoding glycosyltransferase, which gives rise to MQRVNVGHKSLADYNSLIGRTLAEEIKRLADSLQGKRILHLSATAFGGGVAEINYTLIPLMIDAGLDAEWRVIDGRDEFYDVTKTMHNALQGDEKGITDHQKAIFEGYNKLNADALTDADEWDVIVVHDPQPLAMREYVETTKPRWVWRCHIDLSTPNPEVLEFISPRLAAYDACIFHMPAYVPRGAGLAEAVIWPPAIDPLAPKNMALSSDDAAYIVDQFGIDVSRPLLLQVSRFDPWKDPMGVIDAYRIVKETHRDVQLALVGSMAHDDPEGWEFWNTTRDYCEEDPDIYMFSNLNNVGAVEVNAFQVYAEVCIQKSIREGFGLTVSEALWKARPTIGGNVGGIVAQIDDGQTGYLVSSAEECAERVLQILADPGSTREMTRRAKEHVRRRFLTPRLLRDWLALMHRMAGDGDQAELEIISG
- a CDS encoding HAMP domain-containing sensor histidine kinase, with amino-acid sequence MNFARSLRFRLVVVLTGVVACAMGVVFLYVVPSLRQNLIADRQAHLVVIAHGQQNAPGLKAAFYKGKHVRRAIQHAAHLANGTGSGYYRDPLSGKLGPVRGGPAPVLARGSRIVRTALHGGIGQGRTRGGGVVVAFPMNSAKKGNEGVVLLSQGVGDVNTAATLVERRILIATALALTVATIVGWGLALAVSRRLGKLEAASSRIAAGRFDQPIGDDSPDELGRLSRSFDMMQERLAQVDRARKDFIANASHELRTPLFSLGGFLELMAEEDLDPATREEFVLTMREQVSRLTKLATDLLDLSRLDSGAVEVGSEPVDLAAAARGLVREFRGLAARHGSRVVLARPPRGLPHGIGDEQRVQQIGRVLVDNAVRHNPEGTQVRVAVGADDGHVSLTVSDDGPGIDADSQRHLFERFWRGPQGNASGSGLGLAIAGELAQRMGGEIAVSSGDDGSSFALRLPADGLGRDR
- a CDS encoding response regulator transcription factor, with the translated sequence MQTEATIMLVDDEESIQKLLTYPLQREGYRVVQARDGEEALKRFAEQPVDLVVLDVMLPRLDGLEVCRRLRTDSAVPIIMLTARDDEVDKVLGLELGADDYITKPFSIREFRSRIRAVLRRATLVAERREQSDGAIVADGLAIDPAKRTVTVHGAPVQLTYVEFEVLHTLALHPGRVYTRQALLEAVWGDSAYREPRTIDVHIRHLREKIEPDPREPVYIFTVRGVGYRFRDTA
- a CDS encoding class D sortase, whose product is MATTGTDKDVAQGTEAVPPEPAGKPRRRRMHRFGTVLMVVGTLVIVYAGVILFWGDPITALYADWRQHELSHTLNSEIDHWKPDPAVAAAIQAHGQADARTRATELRSLRADAAKFSHEVKGGQPFGRLTIGRIGLSVVVVQGTDWLHDLSQGPGHYANTHFPGQGTTVAIAGHRTTFGAWFRHINDIRNGDWITLQMPYATFHYRVQYHQVVPNTDWKIIRPQGYERLVLSACHPLYSSSHRWIVYARGMSATLRGGATVSLTS
- the glp gene encoding gephyrin-like molybdotransferase Glp; its protein translation is MSSPPSSPPLLRPAEGLRLILEHTPALPVEEVAVSADLAGRVLAADVRAAVSLPPFDTSAMDGYTVRAADLRDGGVPIAFRLGAGDRPRPLPPGSAAGIATGAPLPEGADSVVPVEVAREEDGRLVADPPRVGAHVRERGGDVREGDLVGAAGTRLAPALLAAISATGVGTVTVARRPRVAVLATGSELVRVGQPLEPGQIYESNMTSIVAQARTAGAEVVAASIVVDDREATREAFARAIAAADVVVSSGGVSVGPHDHVKPAMAALGVREVFWRLAHKPGKPLWFGVAENGALVFGLPGNPVSSLVCFELFLRPALAALQHGHEPERPVARLAEPIERLRMRDHAVRCRLSASAEGMQLHPLGPQDSHLIVHAAGADAIALIDAGDGEAAAGDLVEYVPIR